Proteins from a genomic interval of Pseudomonas anuradhapurensis:
- a CDS encoding formate/nitrite transporter family protein → MSDAQSEKTPGLSADEEQEVSLNQPPRAAVLHEIIRYQGDQELERTLAALWWSALAAGLSMGLSLMAMGLFYARLPQGESAQVVASIGYSAGFLAVILARQQLFTENTLTAVLPVMTSPTLANFGRLLRLWCVVLLGNLAGTLLVAWVMLELPIFDAKTDVAFLEVGRKVMHNDISQMFAKGIVSGWMIATMVWMIPSMEHAKIWIILMITYLMALGDFTHIVVGSVEVSYLVWAGDETWRSFWLEFALPTLAGNIIGGSFIFGLISHAQVRSDSGKPPSRLLKGNPAGGRRRNDGQT, encoded by the coding sequence ATGAGCGATGCGCAAAGCGAGAAAACCCCGGGCCTGTCGGCGGATGAGGAACAGGAAGTCAGCTTGAACCAACCGCCCCGCGCGGCGGTACTGCACGAGATCATTCGCTACCAGGGCGACCAGGAGCTGGAGCGGACCCTCGCTGCACTGTGGTGGTCGGCCCTGGCTGCCGGTTTGTCCATGGGCCTCTCACTCATGGCCATGGGCCTGTTCTACGCCCGCCTCCCTCAAGGCGAAAGTGCCCAGGTGGTCGCCAGCATCGGCTACAGTGCCGGCTTTCTTGCCGTGATCCTGGCGCGTCAGCAGCTGTTCACGGAAAACACCCTGACCGCCGTATTGCCGGTCATGACCTCTCCCACCCTGGCCAATTTCGGGCGCCTGCTGCGGCTGTGGTGCGTGGTACTGCTTGGCAACCTGGCCGGCACCCTGCTGGTGGCCTGGGTCATGCTGGAGCTGCCGATCTTCGACGCCAAGACCGACGTAGCCTTCCTCGAGGTGGGGCGCAAGGTCATGCACAACGATATCAGCCAGATGTTCGCCAAAGGCATCGTGTCCGGCTGGATGATCGCCACCATGGTGTGGATGATTCCGTCGATGGAGCACGCCAAGATCTGGATCATCCTGATGATCACCTACCTGATGGCCCTGGGCGACTTCACCCATATCGTGGTCGGCTCGGTCGAAGTGTCCTACCTGGTGTGGGCCGGCGATGAAACCTGGCGCAGTTTCTGGCTGGAGTTCGCCCTGCCGACACTGGCCGGCAACATCATCGGCGGCAGCTTCATCTTCGGCTTGATCAGCCATGCGCAGGTGCGCAGTGACAGCGGCAAGCCCCCCTCGCGCTTGCTGAAAGGCAACCCGGCAGGCGGGCGTCGCCGCAACGACGGCCAAACGTAA